TTGTACTTCTCAAGAAAGTAAACGGGATCAAACAGCGGGAAATCACAGCGCCGCCCTTCCACCGCCACTTGGTGAGTTCCCAACAATTGCATTTGTTGTTGGAGATGCAATTCCAGCCCTTGAATATCTCCTTGCACGAGCCATCATACCTTGCCAGTCTCGGCTGGTGGTCGTAGATCCATGCCCCATCCGAGTAGTCGCAGGATCCACCAAGGGCTACATTGGGGTTAGGCACTAGGCTTTATTCAAGTTGGAAGCTTTGGTGGGAGAGTATATGTTATGAATCCAACTGAGACGTCGTCGTCCTGGAGATCTGCACTGTGCCGTTTAGTATTAGTGTTAGTGAAGTGTGCGTTTTGGTTAAAGTTGTGCGTTTTGGGACTTTTAGTCTGTCATTTTGTACTGTTGTTTTTATTAGTCATTTCACCGTTACTTCCTTTTTCTGTTATGGGATATGCTGTGAGAATTGTATGGGGTATTAGGGGAGAGTAGAGAGATGGAAGGGAATTATTCTAGAGTCTTGTCTAAGTTGAATCTGTAGTTGAATTTCATGTATGGATATTGGTCCTCCCTTGAATAAGGACCTCTATCAACTAATGGTGTGGCTCTAATGCCTTTTTTTCAAACAACTTGTGCTCATCCATTTACTCTCACACGCAGCCTGCATGTTCATCCATTTGTGATCTTGCATACAACCAACTAGcaaaaaagaagataattagCAAGGTCTTACCAAGTGGTATCTAGAGTCGATGATCTTGCCATGAAGCTGAGTAATGCAAAACTTCAagtatgttttcaaaattaccACCGTGCACTCTATGATGAATTGTATAGAGATCCTGGAGAAATGGTCCTTACAGTGAAatgttcaaaagaaaaaaatttaaaaattttagttgATTATTTCTTCAGTATTTACTATGTGAAGCTCAATATCAAATATGCTTATAGGAGAAGCATCTATCCGTTGGAACAACACCAAGTGAGACACAAAGGAGTTGTTTTAGAAGATGATGTTATGTTGATAGGGACATCAATATTTGACGATGGTTATATTGTTCTTGAAGCGAAGAAAACAACAACGGATTCAACTGAAGAAACTCAAAAGTCGGTAGTGCACAAAGCGACAGATGATACCTAATTGAAGGAGGAGAACGATCCATTTCCCTCGAGTGAGGAGATGAATGTGAACTATTCTGATTGTCATTTGTTGATGACGACGATGAGAACTTCGATGGCGACAGTGACAGATCCGTATCCTACTCCAGCTTCACAACTGCCGCAGGAGACTTCTTCCGAGGGTTCCTTGCGGATGGTGACATCGCTTTTGACCATGCCTCTGACTCTCCGGGGATCTTTGTATTTGATGATCCAACGCTAGCTACTCCCAGTCTCCGTATGATTAGATCCATGCGAAGAATGAAAATGGTTACGATTTTAAGTCAAAATGGGGTTGATGACGACGCTTTTGTCTCAGATGGGCCAGTGCTCCCACTGCCGACTGAGATGGAGCCAGAGGAAGGGTTTGCTCTTCATGAATGGTGGCATCAAAATGCCATTCAGCTTGAAGAGAATgagaagagggagaaagaaatagCAAATCTCATTCCTTATGCACTCCCTAACATTTCGAAGAAGAGAGGTCAGAAAGACCAGCAACACCAAATTTATGTGTTATTTCAAATAGAATTTCGTGAGAGCCCCTTAAGAAGTTCAACACAAGTTCAAAGCCTCACAAAGGACATTTTAAGATTGAAAGTTGATAATCAACAGATTCCTCTTTTAAGAGCAGAGATTGATGGCATGCACCAGGAGCTTATGCATGCTACAATTGTGCTTGATTATGAGAAGAAAGCAACAACTGAGTTGATGGGACAGAGGCAGACTGTAACGCCATGTCCCCGAAGGTCCGAGGAGTTAACTCAAATTAcatgataatcaactccaacattgctaatactcttccaaaagctccaaatccaacgtaaacacttcaaatttaattaaccacacatacccGTAATACaataaccccaaaaattaccaacttctctgcatgtcacttaaactcacatttcaacaatataattataaaaaataccaatattcatcaaaaactttctattcttaatccactattcttaagtcatctcacccaattctttATAGTCCTGATCATCAGCTGAAacatccaaaaatcatctgaaaatattggagataagagagggtgagttatcaacaactcagtaagcagagaacatatactagtatgcaaacatgagcatttacagatttcaaaatgcagaacaaaacactttttattttcagaatgcagagtcagaacatgttagcaaaaatatcagagcgaaagttcacaatattcttattcaaaattcccttggcacagcataactgaaacatcatatcagaacataattccatgtttaatccccgtggtaggattgtgcaaaccccggcggccaaccgagtagaaacaaaatgtgaatcttccccttatcattctcggagcctcgagtgtgcatataggaaagaccacgtaaAAAagcactttgtttccaaagtgggtgatatgaactccaccaacaattgtgatgaaacccgataacaatgatggcttggaaccccaagatcgtattgacaagatttgttgagccttgaccagtcacccaactagatgagaaccaagactacgaaggattgaaaacgccacacccagaaatcagaatcaaggtgataagtttggagcttgaacgccacaagattaacttgataagttcaaagagttctttgaagaaccaagaggaacacaagacctcacaaagacaaataagcttctgaaatttcaaatctgatattaaaactcgaaataacccctttatatacttggaacaaccctccaagaataggaaaagtcataactacagctttaaaagcaacacaaatattaacataacaagtcccacgaaatttaggcctcttggacttctagaggcagccagaaatgactaaatgactaaattcaatgtatttcacgtacccaggcaagaccaagttcattcacctatttaatattcttgaaacttaacaaattcacgtcctttaatggtcagaccattcatcatatttctatgtgctaattagcctcttcaattgccttgatgacatggactaagtcttgaatattatttgagcccatcttggtctttttagaatcagcccaattctcttggattcgcccatttagtgcttccttgaaacgtttggctctaagtcttgtaattgggccactaggaagtgacaaagggtcttgtgtAAATTCaactccattcccacttgtatgatcagcatgtccagctccttggtttgcatcagtgggtgcaccaaaaaaagaaaagttggtaccaacccaaacagaagcaacagttttacacccgtggtaatgtcagaatagaaacagaatgtcatgccaaaggtttcaaaaattacatcatatcacatcagagtacagaacatttaCAGAATAGAACAacatcagatcacaaaaatataatttatgcacaatttttcatattcgctatcttttgtatagttcagaaacataagGCCAAaactttgctcatgtctacaccagtcataacagaaagtactttattcttaaacagaatttcatgagtcatgcaaaacaaataactgaggtcgttttcaaaatttcctttcataacaaaacatgcacattttcaaaattgacctcagaccattttatttttatgcaaaatctagtataggaaccccgcttacctgaacttcttagcctttcagaattttctt
The DNA window shown above is from Juglans regia cultivar Chandler unplaced genomic scaffold, Walnut 2.0 Scaffold_659, whole genome shotgun sequence and carries:
- the LOC118346084 gene encoding protein FLX-like 3, with the protein product MVTILSQNGVDDDAFVSDGPVLPLPTEMEPEEGFALHEWWHQNAIQLEENEKREKEIANLIPYALPNISKKRGQKDQQHQIYVLFQIEFRESPLRSSTQVQSLTKDILRLKVDNQQIPLLRAEIDGMHQELMHATIVLDYEKKATTELMGQRQTVTPCPRRSEELTQIT